From the genome of Hymenobacter cellulosilyticus, one region includes:
- a CDS encoding aldo/keto reductase, which yields MASTRTLGRSDLHITPLVLGGNVFGWTADQSTSFRILDAFVAGGGNAIDTADGYSVWVPGHVGGESETIIGQWLRQRGRRDDVVIATKVGWEVNAENKGLAKDYILRAVEGSLKRLQTDYIDLYQSHKDDPTVPVDETLEAYAQLVQQGKVRVIGASNFTAERLRESMAASEQHGFPRYETLQPLYNLYDRADFEQNLLPLVQEHNVGVIPYYGLAAGFLTGKYRSEADLQKSARGGGVGQKYLNDKGLRILGALDAVAARLQATPAQVALAWIMAQPGLTAPIASATSPEQVTELLKSTELQLSADDLQQLGEASA from the coding sequence ATGGCTTCTACACGCACCTTGGGTCGGTCCGACCTGCATATTACCCCGCTGGTTTTGGGCGGCAACGTTTTCGGCTGGACGGCCGACCAGTCTACTTCCTTCCGCATCTTGGACGCCTTCGTGGCGGGCGGCGGCAACGCCATTGACACGGCCGACGGCTACTCGGTGTGGGTGCCCGGGCACGTGGGCGGCGAGTCGGAAACTATTATCGGGCAGTGGCTTCGGCAGCGCGGCCGCCGCGACGACGTGGTTATTGCTACCAAAGTAGGCTGGGAAGTAAACGCCGAGAACAAAGGCTTGGCCAAAGACTACATCTTGCGGGCCGTGGAAGGCTCGCTCAAGCGCCTGCAAACCGATTATATCGACCTATATCAGTCGCACAAGGACGACCCCACGGTGCCCGTAGACGAGACGCTGGAAGCCTATGCCCAGCTGGTGCAGCAAGGCAAGGTGCGGGTTATCGGCGCTTCCAATTTTACGGCTGAGCGCCTGCGCGAATCCATGGCCGCCAGTGAGCAGCACGGCTTTCCGCGCTACGAAACCCTGCAGCCTCTCTACAACCTCTACGACCGCGCCGACTTCGAGCAAAACCTGCTGCCGCTGGTGCAGGAGCACAACGTGGGCGTGATTCCCTACTACGGCCTGGCTGCGGGCTTCCTCACTGGCAAGTACCGTTCGGAGGCCGACCTGCAGAAAAGCGCCCGGGGCGGTGGCGTAGGCCAGAAATACCTCAACGACAAAGGCCTGCGCATTCTGGGTGCCCTCGACGCGGTAGCGGCCCGCCTGCAGGCCACGCCCGCCCAGGTGGCCCTGGCCTGGATTATGGCCCAACCCGGCCTGACGGCGCCCATTGCCTCCGCCACCAGCCCCGAGCAAGTCACGGAGCTGCTTAAGTCAACCGAGCTGCAACTCAGCGCCGACGACCTGCAGCAGCTGGGCGAGGCTAGTGCGTAA
- a CDS encoding DUF983 domain-containing protein: MPRIESSALACLALRCPRCHEGPLFTNPALSSNFARMHEHCPVCGQAFEPEPGFYWGAMYVSYAFSVAIFTLSGVLCYYVLGDPAVWVYVLTVAVASLALMPLVFRYSRAIMLYLFGGVRYNPNATHRTPANSSYQE; encoded by the coding sequence ATGCCCCGCATTGAATCATCCGCTTTGGCCTGCCTGGCGCTGCGCTGCCCGCGCTGCCACGAGGGGCCACTGTTTACCAACCCGGCCCTGAGCTCCAACTTTGCCCGCATGCACGAGCACTGCCCCGTGTGCGGGCAGGCCTTTGAGCCTGAGCCGGGCTTTTACTGGGGCGCCATGTACGTAAGCTACGCCTTTTCAGTGGCCATTTTCACGCTCAGCGGAGTGCTGTGCTACTACGTGCTCGGCGACCCGGCCGTGTGGGTCTATGTGCTGACGGTGGCCGTGGCCAGCCTGGCCCTTATGCCACTGGTGTTTCGGTATTCGCGGGCCATTATGCTGTATCTGTTTGGCGGCGTGCGCTATAATCCTAACGCTACTCACCGTACCCCGGCGAACTCGTCGTATCAGGAGTAA
- a CDS encoding alpha-amylase family glycosyl hydrolase, with protein sequence MGVGILWLMPIQPIGQQNRKGQLGSPYSIRDYRAVNPELGTMQDVQHLVAEAHKLGMHVILDWVANHTSWDSKLAQQHPDWFTKTASGQFRPPVADWQDVIDLDYSKPELQRYMRESMAYWVREGGFDGFRCDVAGLVPTPFWEQTRAELEKLKPVFMLAEWDELFPPTFLKPGEFDPNTHLLEKAFDMTYGLRLHDVLDSVARHQRPAYDINVYRARERRMYPPSVYLMNFTSSHDINSWDGSEYERLGPNVQPMAVLAALLPGMPMVYTGQEAGLKKRLAFFDKDTINWGNYPLENFYTKLLTLKKHHPALLNGDACSQFTALPTPDSTDVYAFSRRKNEATVLVAVNVAAKPRQWALPQNQNLEGNYRELFSGKLQRLSADTKLPLPPHGYVVYERQKQ encoded by the coding sequence ATGGGCGTGGGCATTCTGTGGCTGATGCCGATTCAGCCCATTGGCCAGCAGAACCGCAAAGGCCAGCTGGGCAGCCCCTACTCCATCCGCGACTACCGGGCCGTGAACCCCGAGCTGGGCACCATGCAGGACGTGCAGCACCTGGTAGCCGAAGCCCACAAGCTGGGCATGCACGTCATTCTGGACTGGGTGGCCAACCATACCAGTTGGGACAGTAAGCTGGCCCAGCAGCACCCCGACTGGTTTACCAAAACCGCCAGCGGCCAGTTTCGCCCGCCGGTAGCCGACTGGCAGGACGTTATTGACCTCGACTATAGCAAGCCCGAGCTGCAGCGCTACATGCGGGAAAGCATGGCTTATTGGGTCCGGGAAGGCGGTTTCGACGGGTTCCGCTGCGACGTGGCCGGCCTGGTGCCCACGCCCTTCTGGGAGCAAACCCGGGCCGAGCTGGAGAAGCTAAAGCCCGTGTTTATGCTGGCCGAGTGGGACGAGCTATTTCCCCCGACTTTCCTGAAGCCCGGCGAGTTTGACCCCAACACCCACTTGCTGGAAAAAGCCTTTGACATGACCTACGGCCTGCGCCTGCACGACGTGCTCGACAGCGTGGCCCGTCATCAGCGCCCCGCCTACGATATCAACGTGTACCGGGCCCGGGAGCGGCGTATGTACCCGCCGAGCGTGTACCTGATGAACTTTACCAGCAGCCACGACATCAACAGCTGGGACGGGAGCGAGTATGAGCGCCTGGGTCCCAATGTGCAGCCTATGGCCGTGCTGGCGGCCCTGCTGCCCGGCATGCCCATGGTATATACCGGGCAGGAAGCCGGCCTCAAAAAGCGCCTAGCCTTCTTCGACAAAGACACCATCAATTGGGGCAATTACCCGCTGGAAAATTTCTACACTAAGCTGCTGACTCTTAAAAAGCACCACCCGGCCCTGCTCAACGGCGACGCGTGCAGCCAGTTTACGGCCCTGCCCACCCCGGATTCTACCGACGTGTATGCTTTCAGCCGCCGCAAAAACGAGGCAACGGTGCTGGTGGCAGTTAACGTGGCCGCCAAGCCCCGGCAGTGGGCTTTGCCCCAGAACCAGAACCTAGAAGGCAACTACCGGGAGCTGTTCAGCGGTAAGCTTCAGCGCCTGTCAGCGGACACCAAGCTCCCTCTGCCACCCCACGGCTACGTGGTGTATGAGCGGCAGAAACAATAA
- a CDS encoding pirin family protein → MRTIKKIHRAAYSPIADLKTYSPLPSRTLDQVDPFLFLNHHGPQTYKPRNNGLPFGPHPHRGMETVTFILEGDIMHKDSGGHESVITAGGVQWMTAGRGLIHAEVSSQEFKQTGGPLEILQLWLNLPARLKMTEPRYIGLQKEDIPSLSLDEGKVTVNLIAGEWEGHKPAFETLSEVQLNTIFFQPGGEITVNVPAAHNIFFYIIRGQLTVNGQTVDALNLVEFNNDGDALRIQAGPAESVLLFGHAQPFDEPVVAQGPFVMNTEEEIHQAYDDYRRGKFGQWQH, encoded by the coding sequence ATGCGCACCATCAAGAAAATTCACCGCGCCGCGTACTCGCCCATTGCCGACCTGAAAACCTACTCGCCGCTGCCCTCGCGCACCCTCGACCAGGTCGACCCGTTTCTGTTTCTGAACCACCACGGCCCCCAGACCTACAAGCCCCGCAACAACGGCCTGCCCTTTGGGCCCCACCCGCACCGCGGCATGGAAACGGTCACCTTCATCCTGGAGGGCGACATTATGCACAAGGACAGCGGGGGCCACGAAAGCGTGATTACCGCCGGCGGGGTGCAGTGGATGACGGCCGGCCGCGGCCTGATTCACGCCGAGGTGTCGTCCCAGGAGTTCAAGCAAACCGGCGGCCCCCTGGAAATTCTGCAGCTCTGGCTTAACCTGCCGGCCCGCCTCAAAATGACCGAGCCGCGCTACATCGGCCTGCAGAAGGAAGATATTCCCAGCCTTTCGCTGGACGAGGGGAAAGTAACGGTCAACCTGATTGCCGGGGAGTGGGAGGGGCATAAGCCCGCCTTCGAAACGCTGTCGGAAGTGCAGCTGAACACGATTTTCTTCCAGCCCGGCGGGGAAATAACCGTGAACGTGCCAGCCGCTCACAACATCTTTTTCTACATCATTCGCGGCCAGCTCACCGTCAACGGCCAAACCGTGGACGCCCTGAACCTGGTGGAATTCAACAACGACGGCGACGCGCTGCGCATCCAGGCCGGCCCGGCCGAAAGCGTGCTGCTCTTCGGCCACGCCCAGCCTTTCGACGAGCCGGTGGTAGCCCAGGGGCCTTTCGTGATGAACACCGAGGAGGAGATTCACCAGGCCTACGACGACTACCGCCGCGGCAAATTCGGCCAGTGGCAGCACTAG
- a CDS encoding alpha/beta hydrolase yields MTRKNKPFEFVLESVTQHGVADGVEELTLHTNAGEMPARLHPAGEGAPAVVWVGGAGGGLDGPAWGLYPRLAAQLTAHGIASLRVHYRRPNYLEECVADTMLAVQYLALQHHYRRIALVGHSFGGAVVIAAGALSEAVTAVVAMSSQTYGTNLAPQVSPRPLLLLHGTADEILPATCSEMIYARAREPKELKLYPNCRHGLDECREQVDHDVVAWLRQQLQGPEKG; encoded by the coding sequence ATGACCCGCAAAAACAAACCCTTCGAATTTGTTCTCGAATCCGTAACCCAGCACGGCGTGGCCGACGGGGTGGAAGAATTAACTCTGCATACCAACGCGGGCGAGATGCCTGCCCGGCTTCATCCGGCCGGAGAAGGCGCGCCCGCCGTGGTGTGGGTGGGCGGCGCCGGCGGTGGCCTCGATGGCCCGGCCTGGGGCCTGTACCCGCGCCTGGCTGCCCAACTCACCGCCCACGGCATTGCCTCGCTGCGGGTGCACTACCGCCGGCCTAACTACCTGGAAGAGTGCGTGGCCGACACCATGCTGGCTGTGCAGTACCTCGCGCTCCAGCACCACTACCGCCGCATTGCCTTGGTGGGCCATTCCTTCGGCGGGGCTGTGGTAATAGCGGCCGGGGCCCTGAGTGAAGCGGTAACGGCCGTGGTAGCCATGAGCAGCCAGACCTACGGCACCAACCTGGCCCCGCAGGTGAGCCCGCGGCCGTTGCTGCTGCTACATGGTACGGCCGACGAAATCTTGCCCGCTACCTGCTCCGAAATGATTTACGCCCGGGCCCGGGAGCCCAAGGAGCTGAAACTGTACCCCAACTGTCGCCACGGCCTAGACGAGTGCCGGGAGCAGGTAGACCACGATGTGGTGGCCTGGCTCCGGCAGCAGCTGCAAGGCCCCGAAAAGGGGTAA
- a CDS encoding DUF421 domain-containing protein: MLIAAAIQPFDWNRILFSDDAPPLFLLEVVVRCVLTYLMVIGALRVTGRRGVRQLSIFELSIILALGSAAGDAMLYDDTPLLHAAVVFVVVPVLYLLFNKATEKYPRFSNWLEGKPVLLIEDGSLCIEEFRQQNLTQKELFGELRKLQVEHLGQVRRAYIEATGEVSAYFYTDEDVQPGLPIWPERLTQLHQHAPQAGPHACATCGKVRELPKQGVARCPVCQDDQWTPACEAKRIA, from the coding sequence ATGCTTATAGCCGCCGCTATCCAACCCTTCGATTGGAACCGAATCCTGTTCTCGGATGATGCTCCGCCCCTGTTTCTGCTGGAAGTAGTAGTGCGCTGTGTGCTTACCTACCTTATGGTTATCGGGGCCTTGCGCGTCACGGGCCGGCGCGGGGTGCGGCAGCTGTCCATCTTCGAGCTCAGCATCATCCTGGCTCTGGGCTCAGCCGCCGGCGACGCCATGCTCTACGACGACACGCCCCTGCTGCACGCGGCGGTGGTGTTCGTGGTGGTGCCGGTGCTGTATCTGCTCTTTAACAAGGCTACCGAAAAGTATCCGCGCTTCAGCAACTGGCTGGAAGGCAAACCCGTGTTGCTCATCGAGGACGGCAGCCTTTGTATCGAGGAGTTCCGGCAGCAGAATCTGACTCAGAAAGAGCTGTTCGGGGAGCTGCGCAAGTTGCAGGTAGAGCACCTGGGCCAGGTGCGCCGGGCCTACATCGAGGCTACCGGGGAGGTCAGCGCCTACTTTTACACGGATGAGGATGTACAGCCCGGCCTGCCCATCTGGCCCGAGCGCCTTACCCAGCTGCACCAGCACGCCCCGCAGGCCGGGCCTCACGCCTGCGCCACCTGCGGCAAGGTGCGGGAGCTGCCCAAGCAGGGCGTAGCACGCTGTCCCGTGTGCCAGGACGACCAGTGGACTCCGGCCTGCGAAGCCAAGCGAATAGCTTAA
- the gloA2 gene encoding SMU1112c/YaeR family gloxylase I-like metalloprotein, whose protein sequence is MIPLLHVHHIAIICADYAVSKRFYTEVLGLSIIREVYRAERQSYKLDLALNGHYVIELFSFPEPPRRLSRPEATGLRHLAFAVSDLEATVAWLDQHQVSSEPIRTDEFTGRRFTFIQDPDGLPVEFYEQ, encoded by the coding sequence ATGATTCCACTGCTGCACGTGCACCACATTGCCATTATCTGCGCCGACTACGCCGTGTCGAAGCGCTTTTACACTGAGGTGCTGGGCCTCAGCATTATCCGGGAAGTGTACCGGGCCGAGCGGCAGTCCTACAAGCTGGACCTGGCGCTCAACGGGCACTACGTCATCGAGCTGTTTTCCTTTCCCGAGCCGCCCCGCCGCCTCAGCCGGCCCGAAGCCACCGGCCTGCGCCACCTGGCCTTCGCTGTTTCCGATTTGGAAGCCACCGTGGCCTGGCTCGACCAGCACCAGGTAAGTTCTGAGCCCATCCGGACCGACGAGTTTACCGGCCGGCGCTTCACCTTCATTCAGGACCCCGACGGGTTGCCGGTGGAATTTTACGAGCAGTAG
- the bamE gene encoding outer membrane protein assembly factor BamE domain-containing protein, with the protein MKRFLKGLAIVGSLVLGFVLFVVNTSVVLDFFFWRDVAGKVTAARIRRVQPGMSMRQVVHILGRPYTMLSEEGSETYNLSMRSTNKQGANETDTLDIEAWMRQATADSAVHSSSVGSTPAHDRSTTFTYTRPVAWAGRYPMLWVHFDSSAHVSSVYAKVYRPYSVLDDEVIYSLSPPSEWNSNLDHLESTFD; encoded by the coding sequence TTGAAACGCTTTCTAAAGGGCCTTGCTATTGTGGGCAGCCTAGTACTGGGCTTCGTACTATTTGTGGTAAATACCAGCGTCGTCCTGGACTTTTTCTTCTGGCGCGACGTAGCTGGTAAGGTCACTGCGGCCCGGATACGGCGGGTGCAACCGGGCATGAGCATGCGGCAAGTGGTGCACATTCTGGGGCGGCCTTACACTATGCTTTCCGAGGAAGGCAGTGAAACCTATAACCTGAGCATGCGCAGCACTAACAAGCAAGGCGCCAACGAAACCGACACGCTAGATATAGAAGCCTGGATGCGCCAGGCCACAGCTGATTCGGCAGTGCATAGCAGTAGTGTGGGTAGCACCCCTGCCCACGACCGGAGTACGACGTTTACCTACACCCGCCCGGTAGCGTGGGCGGGGCGCTACCCCATGCTGTGGGTGCATTTCGACTCTTCGGCCCATGTTTCGAGCGTATACGCCAAAGTTTACCGGCCTTATTCCGTGCTCGACGATGAGGTTATCTACTCCTTGAGTCCGCCATCCGAATGGAATAGTAATCTAGATCACCTGGAATCTACGTTCGACTAA
- the serA gene encoding phosphoglycerate dehydrogenase translates to MGFVPDITAAMPKPTATLPYLIIDFDSTFTQVEGLDELADIALQGHPDREKVVGEIRALTDQGMSGNLSFSESLKQRLALLPARREHLPLLVAQLKGKVSESIVRNRSFFERFPGRVYIVSSGFREFIEPVVADFGIQADHVLANTFTFDETGRISGFDPDNVLSRDGGKILQLQQLDLEGDVYVLGDGYTDYQIREAGLANRFYAFTENVSREAVVARADEVLPSFDEFLYQNKLPMTLSYPKNRIKVLLLENPDVRAAELFRAEGYQVDSVPGGLDEEELLERIEGVSILGIRSKTQVTARVLERANRLIAIGAFCIGTNQIDLTEAMKRGVAVFNAPFSNTRSVVELALGEIIVLARRIPEKNPKMHQGEWDKSAKGSFEIRGKKLGIVGYGNIGSQLSVVAEAVGMQVLYYDVAEKLQLGNAVRCRTLQELLQQADIVTLHVDGRKDNTNLIGAAELALMKPGAILLNNARGHVVDVPALAAALRSGHLGGAAVDVFPYEPKTNDEGFESELRGLPNVLLTPHIGGSTAEAQRNIAEFVPERIMQYINTGNTQQSVNFPNIQLPTQQAHRLIHIHANVPGVLARINNVLAAHHVNILGQYLKTNEQIGYVITDINQEYDQEVIQALREVEHTIKFRVLY, encoded by the coding sequence ATGGGTTTTGTGCCCGATATTACCGCCGCTATGCCCAAACCAACCGCCACGCTGCCCTACCTCATCATCGACTTCGACAGCACCTTTACCCAGGTCGAAGGCCTGGACGAGCTGGCCGACATTGCCCTGCAGGGCCACCCCGACCGGGAGAAAGTAGTCGGCGAAATCCGGGCCCTCACCGACCAGGGCATGAGCGGCAACCTCAGCTTCTCGGAGTCCTTGAAGCAGCGGCTGGCCTTGCTGCCGGCCCGGCGCGAACATCTGCCCCTGCTGGTGGCGCAGCTCAAGGGCAAGGTTTCGGAAAGCATCGTGCGCAACCGCAGCTTCTTCGAGCGGTTTCCGGGCCGGGTTTATATCGTGAGCAGCGGCTTCCGGGAGTTTATCGAGCCTGTGGTGGCCGACTTTGGCATTCAGGCCGACCACGTGCTGGCCAACACCTTTACCTTCGACGAGACGGGCCGCATCAGCGGCTTCGACCCCGACAACGTGCTGAGCCGCGACGGGGGCAAGATTCTGCAGCTCCAGCAGCTCGACCTCGAAGGCGACGTGTACGTGCTCGGCGACGGCTACACCGACTACCAGATCCGGGAGGCCGGCCTGGCCAACCGCTTCTATGCCTTTACCGAAAACGTCAGCCGCGAAGCCGTAGTGGCCCGCGCCGACGAAGTGCTGCCTTCTTTCGACGAGTTTCTCTATCAGAACAAGCTACCCATGACCCTGAGCTACCCCAAAAACCGCATTAAGGTATTGCTGCTCGAAAACCCCGACGTGCGCGCCGCCGAGCTGTTTCGCGCCGAAGGCTACCAGGTTGATTCCGTGCCCGGCGGCCTCGACGAAGAGGAGCTGCTGGAGCGCATCGAGGGCGTAAGCATTCTGGGTATCCGGAGCAAAACCCAGGTAACGGCGCGGGTGCTGGAACGGGCCAACCGCCTGATTGCCATCGGCGCCTTCTGCATCGGCACCAACCAGATTGACCTCACCGAGGCCATGAAGCGCGGCGTGGCTGTCTTCAACGCGCCCTTCTCCAACACCCGCTCGGTAGTCGAGCTGGCCCTGGGCGAAATCATCGTGCTGGCCCGCCGCATTCCGGAGAAAAACCCTAAGATGCACCAGGGCGAGTGGGATAAGTCGGCCAAGGGCTCGTTTGAAATCCGGGGCAAAAAGCTGGGCATCGTGGGCTACGGCAACATCGGCTCTCAGCTGTCAGTAGTAGCCGAGGCCGTGGGCATGCAGGTGCTCTACTACGACGTAGCCGAAAAGCTGCAGCTGGGCAACGCCGTGCGCTGCCGCACCCTGCAGGAGCTCCTGCAGCAAGCCGACATCGTGACCCTGCACGTGGACGGCCGCAAGGACAATACCAACCTGATTGGCGCCGCCGAGCTGGCGTTGATGAAGCCCGGCGCCATCCTGCTCAACAACGCCCGCGGCCACGTGGTGGATGTGCCGGCCCTGGCCGCGGCCCTGCGCAGCGGCCACCTCGGCGGCGCGGCTGTCGACGTGTTTCCCTACGAGCCCAAGACCAACGACGAAGGCTTTGAAAGCGAGCTGCGGGGCCTGCCCAACGTGCTGCTCACGCCCCATATCGGCGGCAGCACGGCCGAGGCCCAGCGCAACATTGCCGAGTTTGTGCCCGAGCGGATTATGCAGTACATCAACACTGGCAATACCCAGCAGAGCGTCAACTTCCCCAACATTCAGCTGCCGACCCAGCAGGCTCACCGCCTGATTCACATTCACGCTAACGTGCCCGGCGTGCTGGCCCGCATCAACAACGTGCTGGCCGCCCACCACGTCAACATCCTGGGACAGTACCTGAAAACCAACGAGCAGATCGGCTACGTGATTACCGACATCAACCAGGAGTACGACCAGGAGGTGATTCAGGCCCTGCGCGAGGTAGAGCACACCATTAAGTTTCGGGTTCTGTACTAA
- a CDS encoding nucleotidyl transferase AbiEii/AbiGii toxin family protein, with the protein MDILTVQQREFLVYEAFIRRAAQLNLPFMLKGSYVTRQYFANPADRIPGDLDWLYMEPLAEVSSAREVFNDWVVQVTEQAAHDGVRFRSFRENAFWRTIDYAMDDDFPTVNTDLAYWLDGEEKLDEIPLDISFNLPLSVPSVPLLYRPLHGEPFLVPHTAPLALQISWKIHQTLVRPRFKDLFDLIHLLRHPDFTYTTRQQALQALVDECQTDETNVHRLRHLVAGKLAPLFPDGVSASWDAWRHGIQPRGRNIIFYFREQAEFLTNETNLPTHLSDFEAQVREAFQQAGFEQALPHLPVPTKFKPQPKLVAKAATLADSGSAQASGTKSSAVTKLPWSWRDAFNKLFR; encoded by the coding sequence ATGGATATTTTAACCGTACAACAGCGCGAATTCCTGGTCTACGAAGCCTTTATTCGCCGGGCCGCCCAGCTCAATCTACCCTTCATGCTCAAGGGCAGCTACGTGACGCGGCAGTACTTTGCCAACCCTGCCGACCGTATCCCCGGCGACCTGGACTGGCTGTATATGGAGCCGCTGGCTGAAGTCAGTAGTGCCCGGGAGGTGTTCAACGACTGGGTAGTGCAGGTTACCGAGCAAGCCGCCCACGACGGGGTGAGGTTCCGCAGCTTCCGGGAAAACGCGTTTTGGCGCACGATTGACTACGCCATGGATGACGACTTCCCGACCGTCAATACCGACCTAGCTTATTGGCTCGACGGCGAGGAAAAGCTCGATGAAATTCCGCTCGATATTTCCTTCAACCTGCCCCTGAGCGTACCTAGCGTGCCCCTGCTCTACCGTCCTTTGCACGGGGAGCCGTTCTTGGTGCCACACACGGCCCCGCTGGCGCTGCAGATTTCCTGGAAAATTCACCAAACGCTGGTGCGCCCCCGGTTCAAGGACCTTTTCGACCTGATTCACCTGCTGCGCCACCCCGACTTCACCTACACGACCCGTCAGCAAGCTCTGCAGGCCCTAGTCGACGAGTGCCAGACCGATGAGACCAATGTCCACCGCCTACGCCACCTAGTAGCGGGCAAGCTGGCACCGCTGTTTCCCGACGGTGTTTCCGCGTCCTGGGATGCTTGGCGGCATGGAATACAGCCCCGGGGGCGTAATATTATCTTCTACTTTCGCGAGCAAGCAGAGTTTCTAACCAACGAGACAAACCTGCCAACTCACCTGTCCGATTTCGAGGCGCAAGTGCGGGAAGCATTTCAGCAGGCTGGCTTCGAACAGGCCTTACCACACTTGCCCGTGCCCACCAAGTTCAAGCCACAACCAAAACTCGTTGCGAAGGCAGCCACACTAGCCGATTCGGGCTCTGCTCAGGCCTCAGGCACCAAATCTTCTGCGGTTACCAAACTACCCTGGTCCTGGCGCGACGCCTTTAACAAGCTTTTCAGGTAG